One part of the Dehalococcoidia bacterium genome encodes these proteins:
- a CDS encoding amidohydrolase/deacetylase family metallohydrolase, translating to MYDLLLKGGRVIDPAQDLDAARDLALEHGQVAAIASAIGESEARQVLDVKGKIVTPGLIDLHAHVFDGVTRNGVAPDLAGVHAGVTTVVDAGSAGSATVDAFPRYILPNSETEVLPFLHICQTGLATIPDIVAEASIDLDATLAAIDRHPGLIRGIKARMVSPALEILGMEMPRLAKRAARERGLPLMVHIGDTEKRCDPAVIRELLPLLEPGDIVTHLFTANPGGVLDADGKLVPEARELADRGIWLDTAHGRLNFGFDVGRRVLEQGLVPHCISTDLTVPGRRTTVHSLVEMMARFLGLGFTLPRVVAMCTVNPAQALGEAGRLGSLAVGRQADVTVLDLRRGAWVVYDVLGEALAIDTCLVPVATIKRGRLFEPEWGPHPWGWEPAPARN from the coding sequence ATGTACGATCTGCTGCTCAAGGGCGGGCGTGTGATCGACCCGGCCCAGGACCTGGATGCCGCCCGCGATCTGGCGCTTGAGCACGGGCAAGTCGCGGCCATCGCTTCCGCGATCGGCGAGAGCGAGGCGCGGCAGGTGCTCGATGTGAAGGGCAAGATCGTCACGCCCGGCCTGATCGACCTGCACGCCCACGTCTTCGACGGCGTCACCCGCAACGGCGTCGCGCCCGACCTTGCCGGCGTGCATGCGGGTGTGACCACGGTAGTCGATGCCGGCAGCGCCGGTTCCGCCACGGTGGACGCTTTCCCGCGGTATATCCTGCCGAACAGCGAAACCGAGGTGCTGCCGTTTCTGCATATCTGCCAGACCGGACTCGCCACCATCCCGGACATCGTCGCGGAGGCAAGCATCGACCTGGATGCCACGCTGGCGGCGATCGACCGGCATCCCGGGCTGATCAGGGGAATCAAGGCGCGGATGGTCTCACCCGCGCTCGAAATCCTGGGCATGGAGATGCCGCGGCTGGCCAAACGCGCGGCGCGCGAGCGCGGGCTGCCGCTGATGGTCCACATCGGCGACACCGAAAAGCGCTGCGACCCGGCGGTGATTCGCGAGCTGCTGCCGCTGCTTGAGCCGGGCGATATCGTCACGCACCTGTTCACGGCGAACCCCGGCGGCGTGCTCGACGCAGACGGCAAGCTCGTGCCCGAGGCGCGGGAGCTTGCCGATCGTGGGATCTGGCTCGACACTGCGCACGGACGGCTCAACTTCGGCTTCGACGTGGGGCGCCGGGTGCTGGAGCAGGGGCTCGTGCCGCACTGCATCAGCACCGACCTGACCGTGCCCGGCCGGCGCACCACGGTGCACAGCCTGGTGGAGATGATGGCGCGCTTTCTCGGCCTCGGCTTCACGCTGCCGCGGGTGGTCGCCATGTGCACCGTGAATCCGGCGCAGGCGCTGGGCGAAGCCGGCCGCCTCGGCAGCCTTGCCGTAGGCCGTCAGGCGGACGTCACCGTGCTCGATCTGCGCCGGGGCGCGTGGGTGGTCTACGACGTGCTGGGCGAGGCGCTGGCAATCGACACCTGCCTCGTGCCTGTGGCGACGATCAAGCGTGGGCGACTGTTCGAGCCGGAATGGGGGCCGCACCCCTGGGGCTGGGAGCCCGCGCCGGCGCGGAACTGA
- a CDS encoding DUF1501 domain-containing protein gives MSATKPPTLVVLQLTGGNDALNTVIPYADGLYYDNRKTVRIAEADVLKIDDRFGFHPSMAAIKPFWDDGKMAIIAGVGYPNPNYSHFRSMDIWYTAEPDKISTDGWLGKVVREIDPRAENVLSAVNFGRGLPRALALSGVPVASVAQLDGYGLLTSLSSVDQRNSALEVFSSMYDDGFNDDQQVKQLKPVHVDDPMNEVLQYMGHTGLDAQKGADILATALEKYSSTVTYPGSQIAANLKGIAQVKLADLGTRVFYTSHSSFDTHASELPMHALLWKEVSEAVSAFFADLRQHDAADDVILLMWSEFSRRVKDNGAGTDHGAGGVAFVLGDPVKGGMYGEYPSLKESDLTIGNLQANNDFRSTYGTILERWLQVEAKPIVNGSFEQFAFV, from the coding sequence ATGAGCGCCACGAAGCCACCGACACTGGTCGTGCTGCAACTGACGGGCGGTAACGACGCCTTGAACACGGTGATTCCCTACGCCGATGGGCTGTACTACGACAATCGCAAGACGGTGCGCATCGCCGAAGCGGATGTGCTGAAGATCGACGATCGCTTCGGCTTCCATCCCAGCATGGCCGCGATCAAGCCGTTCTGGGACGACGGCAAGATGGCGATCATCGCGGGCGTCGGCTATCCGAACCCCAACTACTCGCACTTCCGCTCGATGGATATCTGGTACACCGCCGAGCCCGACAAGATCTCCACGGACGGCTGGTTGGGCAAGGTCGTGCGCGAGATCGACCCCAGGGCCGAGAACGTGCTCTCGGCGGTCAATTTCGGGCGCGGCCTGCCGCGGGCGCTGGCGCTCAGCGGCGTTCCCGTGGCTTCCGTCGCGCAGCTCGACGGCTACGGCCTGCTCACCAGCCTCTCCAGCGTCGATCAGCGTAACTCCGCGCTCGAAGTCTTCTCGTCGATGTACGACGACGGCTTCAACGACGACCAGCAGGTGAAGCAACTCAAGCCCGTGCACGTCGACGACCCGATGAACGAAGTGCTCCAGTACATGGGGCATACCGGGCTCGACGCGCAGAAGGGCGCCGACATCCTGGCGACGGCCCTGGAGAAATACAGCTCGACTGTGACGTATCCCGGCAGCCAGATCGCCGCGAATCTCAAGGGCATCGCGCAGGTCAAGCTGGCCGACCTGGGCACGCGCGTGTTCTACACCTCGCACAGCAGCTTCGACACGCATGCCTCCGAGCTGCCGATGCACGCGTTGCTCTGGAAAGAAGTCTCCGAGGCGGTTTCGGCCTTTTTCGCCGATCTGCGCCAACACGATGCTGCGGACGACGTGATCCTGCTGATGTGGTCGGAGTTCAGCCGTCGCGTCAAGGACAACGGCGCGGGCACCGACCACGGCGCGGGCGGCGTCGCCTTCGTGCTCGGCGATCCGGTCAAGGGCGGCATGTACGGCGAGTACCCGTCCTTGAAGGAGAGCGACCTGACCATCGGCAACCTGCAAGCCAACAACGACTTCCGCTCGACCTACGGCACGATCCTCGAGCGCTGGCTGCAGGTCGAGGCGAAGCCGATCGTCAACGGCAGCTTCGAGCAGTTCGCCTTCGTTTAG
- a CDS encoding VOC family protein translates to MTQDATRNDPAPSAYVPSTQQLVVEIYVRDIQRSTAFYRRLGFTPIEDKGSFVALAWDGHQLFLAQQPELPPPGAGVRANVRIMVPDVERCWTLAHEIGARIMAPIGDRDYGIRDFIIADPDGFGIRFGSWLPGAAR, encoded by the coding sequence ATGACGCAAGATGCGACGCGCAATGACCCGGCACCCTCCGCCTATGTCCCGTCCACACAGCAACTGGTCGTCGAAATCTACGTTCGCGACATCCAGCGATCCACCGCGTTCTACCGGCGGCTCGGCTTCACGCCGATCGAAGACAAGGGCAGCTTTGTCGCCCTGGCGTGGGACGGGCATCAACTCTTTCTCGCCCAGCAGCCCGAGCTGCCGCCGCCCGGGGCCGGCGTCCGCGCCAACGTGCGTATCATGGTACCGGACGTGGAACGCTGCTGGACGCTCGCCCACGAGATCGGGGCGCGCATCATGGCCCCGATCGGCGACCGCGATTACGGCATCCGCGACTTCATCATCGCCGACCCGGACGGCTTCGGTATCCGCTTCGGCAGCTGGTTGCCCGGCGCGGCGCGCTGA
- a CDS encoding DUF1800 domain-containing protein yields the protein MVVSTTEVKPLTDLELMAHLFRRAGFGATRAELDAALKQGYQATVEELIHPEAQPELEDDLIFRYYVDMKEARQIEPAQSYWVYRMINTKRPLEEKLALFWHGLFATGFVKTNHAGAMLDQVAMLRRHALDNFRTILIELSRNPAMIFWLDNQENTTAVHNENYGRELLELFSLGIGNYTEDDVKNCARAFTGWTMRNPIPGAQPFGRFPWEFEFRPDLHDYGEKVFLGERGHFDGADIIDIIVRQPAAARFIARRLYTFFVSDTPDDAAIAQLADVYLSSQYDIRAVMRALLLSDAFRSPRAYYAKVKSPTEHVVGIMRLVEDFQYPAWGIREIALECRYMGQDLLNPPSVEGWHTGKEWIDTGILVERINFASAQVGDLSKPGVQKIVARLRAKGELTPEAFVDACLELIGPLSVSDRTRESLLTFARQGGNLKFAGVDDRASEQRVAELLQLIVATREFQLV from the coding sequence ATGGTTGTCAGTACGACCGAGGTGAAGCCGCTCACCGACCTGGAGTTGATGGCGCACCTGTTCCGGCGCGCGGGCTTCGGCGCCACGCGCGCGGAACTGGACGCGGCGCTGAAGCAGGGCTACCAGGCGACCGTCGAGGAGCTGATCCACCCGGAGGCGCAACCCGAGCTCGAAGACGACCTCATCTTCCGCTACTACGTGGACATGAAGGAGGCGCGCCAGATCGAGCCCGCCCAATCCTACTGGGTCTACCGGATGATCAACACGAAGCGGCCGCTGGAAGAGAAGCTGGCGCTCTTCTGGCACGGCCTCTTCGCCACCGGCTTCGTGAAGACCAATCATGCCGGCGCGATGCTCGACCAGGTCGCCATGTTGCGGCGGCACGCCCTCGACAACTTCCGCACGATCCTGATCGAGCTCTCGCGCAACCCGGCGATGATCTTCTGGCTCGACAATCAGGAGAACACCACCGCCGTCCACAATGAGAATTACGGCCGCGAGCTGCTCGAGCTGTTCTCGCTCGGCATCGGCAACTACACCGAGGACGACGTCAAGAACTGCGCCCGCGCCTTCACCGGCTGGACGATGAGAAACCCAATCCCCGGCGCGCAGCCGTTCGGCCGCTTCCCCTGGGAGTTCGAGTTCCGCCCCGACCTGCACGACTACGGCGAAAAGGTCTTCCTGGGCGAGCGCGGCCACTTCGACGGGGCGGACATCATCGATATCATCGTGCGGCAGCCGGCCGCCGCGCGCTTCATCGCCCGCCGCCTCTACACCTTCTTCGTCTCGGATACCCCGGACGATGCGGCGATCGCACAGCTCGCGGACGTTTACCTCAGCTCGCAGTACGACATCCGCGCGGTGATGCGCGCGCTGCTGCTGTCGGACGCCTTTCGCTCGCCGCGGGCCTATTACGCCAAGGTCAAGAGCCCGACCGAGCACGTCGTCGGCATCATGCGGCTGGTTGAGGATTTCCAGTATCCGGCCTGGGGAATCCGGGAGATCGCCCTCGAGTGCCGCTACATGGGCCAGGACCTGTTGAATCCGCCCAGCGTCGAGGGCTGGCACACCGGCAAAGAGTGGATCGACACCGGCATCCTGGTCGAGCGCATCAACTTTGCCTCGGCCCAGGTCGGCGACCTCAGCAAGCCCGGCGTGCAGAAGATCGTGGCACGCCTGCGGGCGAAGGGCGAACTCACGCCTGAGGCGTTCGTCGACGCCTGCCTCGAACTGATCGGGCCGCTGAGCGTTTCGGACAGAACCCGCGAGTCGTTGCTGACCTTCGCCCGCCAGGGCGGCAACCTGAAGTTTGCGGGTGTTGACGATCGCGCCAGCGAGCAACGCGTGGCCGAGCTGCTGCAGCTGATCGTGGCGACGCGCGAGTTCCAGCTCGTCTAG
- a CDS encoding N(4)-(beta-N-acetylglucosaminyl)-L-asparaginase, with the protein MAGSLIVVASSNGRVGIGEAMRVLRAGGSALDAVEAGTRLVEDNPNDNSVGTGGLPNLLGEVELDASIMDGRTLAAGAVGSVRYYPNPVSIARRLLETMPHCFLVGTGAERFAGQSGFQAAELLTPATRQRYQDWMAGKLDGAESENYRRYMASVHDLAAMAQQVTDPHRTGGTVNFLARDREGNLASAVSTSGWAWKYPGRLGDSPVIGAGNYCDNRYGAAACTGRGEMAIRCATARSVVLYMKLGMSVADALAEAQRDLWALEDAFYGNMHIVALDRDGNPAAASNSPATYIYQRDNMDTFAEEPRTLIVSADPQKQGGWSTVTRPREQSDRQ; encoded by the coding sequence GTGGCCGGGTCGCTGATCGTGGTGGCGTCGAGCAACGGGCGCGTGGGCATCGGCGAGGCGATGCGCGTGCTCAGGGCCGGCGGCTCGGCGCTGGACGCCGTCGAGGCCGGCACGCGCCTGGTCGAGGACAACCCCAACGACAACTCCGTTGGCACGGGCGGCCTGCCGAACCTGCTGGGCGAGGTCGAGCTGGACGCCAGCATCATGGACGGGCGCACCCTGGCCGCCGGCGCCGTCGGCTCCGTGCGCTACTATCCCAATCCCGTCTCCATCGCCCGCCGCCTGCTGGAGACGATGCCGCACTGCTTTCTGGTTGGCACCGGCGCCGAACGCTTCGCCGGCCAGAGCGGCTTCCAGGCCGCCGAGCTGCTGACGCCGGCAACGCGGCAGCGCTACCAGGACTGGATGGCGGGCAAGCTCGACGGTGCCGAGTCCGAGAACTACCGCCGCTACATGGCATCGGTGCACGATCTCGCTGCCATGGCGCAACAGGTCACGGACCCGCATCGCACCGGCGGCACGGTCAACTTCCTCGCCCGCGACCGCGAGGGCAACCTCGCCAGCGCTGTCTCGACCTCCGGCTGGGCCTGGAAGTATCCCGGCCGCCTCGGCGACTCACCCGTGATTGGCGCCGGCAACTACTGCGACAACCGCTACGGCGCCGCCGCCTGCACCGGCCGCGGCGAAATGGCGATCCGCTGCGCCACGGCGCGCAGTGTGGTGCTCTACATGAAGCTCGGCATGAGCGTTGCCGATGCGCTGGCCGAGGCGCAGCGCGACCTCTGGGCGCTGGAAGACGCCTTCTACGGCAACATGCACATCGTCGCGCTCGACCGCGACGGCAATCCCGCGGCGGCGAGCAACAGTCCCGCGACGTACATCTACCAGCGCGACAATATGGACACGTTTGCCGAGGAGCCGCGCACCCTGATCGTCTCCGCCGACCCACAGAAGCAGGGCGGCTGGAGCACGGTCACCAGGCCGCGGGAGCAGAGCGACCGGCAGTAA
- a CDS encoding peptidylprolyl isomerase: protein MISVVGGLVLLVGTVVLFNPPNSTSTNRAAKQNASSSDEATAPSSLDTTPGPSATASATPTGTPAPQRTYSAAPPFSIDPAATYIATIATDQGNIVLQLDAKAAPQTVNNFVFLATNRFYDGLAFQRVIKDFVAQGGAPQPDGSGGPGYVVPPENSPLKHTTGALAVAEALGQPGMGSTFYVVLKDQPDLDGKDTVFGKVTSGLEILQNLPNRDPKDPNAPAPLMMKSITVSKQ, encoded by the coding sequence GTGATCTCCGTGGTCGGCGGGCTCGTGTTGCTGGTGGGCACCGTCGTCCTCTTCAATCCGCCGAACAGCACCAGCACCAACCGGGCTGCCAAGCAGAACGCCTCCTCCAGCGATGAAGCAACGGCGCCCTCCTCGCTCGACACCACGCCGGGGCCGAGCGCCACGGCGTCGGCTACGCCGACCGGAACGCCGGCGCCGCAACGCACCTACAGCGCCGCGCCGCCGTTCTCGATCGATCCCGCGGCGACCTATATCGCCACGATCGCGACGGACCAGGGGAATATCGTTCTGCAGCTCGACGCGAAGGCCGCGCCGCAAACGGTGAACAACTTCGTCTTTCTCGCCACCAACCGCTTCTACGACGGGCTGGCGTTTCAGCGCGTGATCAAGGACTTCGTCGCCCAGGGCGGGGCGCCGCAGCCGGACGGCAGCGGCGGCCCGGGCTACGTCGTGCCGCCGGAGAACAGCCCGCTCAAGCACACGACCGGCGCCCTGGCTGTCGCCGAGGCGCTCGGGCAACCGGGCATGGGCAGCACGTTCTACGTCGTGCTGAAGGACCAGCCCGACCTGGACGGCAAGGACACTGTGTTCGGCAAGGTCACATCCGGGCTGGAGATCCTGCAAAACCTGCCGAACCGCGACCCCAAGGATCCCAACGCGCCCGCGCCGCTGATGATGAAGAGCATCACGGTAAGCAAGCAGTAG
- a CDS encoding tyrosine-protein phosphatase: protein MKKGLLATSFRPGYRPGEEFTVPRRVVEDWVTEKRQAGIASIICLLGQDQLPLYARGLPQGLLAFYEESGFGVANIAAPDGMAEPFTPAQYEAAWKAFEALPKPVLVHCSAGHDRTGRVVSYFLSRMQHGA from the coding sequence GTGAAGAAAGGACTGCTGGCCACGAGCTTCCGGCCGGGCTACCGGCCGGGTGAGGAGTTCACCGTTCCGCGCCGCGTCGTCGAGGACTGGGTGACGGAGAAGCGGCAGGCGGGCATCGCCTCGATCATCTGCCTGCTTGGGCAGGATCAGCTGCCGCTGTACGCGCGCGGCCTGCCGCAGGGGCTGCTCGCCTTCTACGAAGAGTCCGGCTTCGGCGTGGCCAACATCGCCGCGCCGGACGGCATGGCCGAGCCGTTTACACCGGCGCAGTACGAGGCGGCCTGGAAGGCGTTCGAGGCGTTGCCCAAGCCCGTGCTGGTGCATTGCAGCGCCGGTCACGACCGCACCGGCCGCGTCGTCTCCTATTTTCTCAGCCGGATGCAGCACGGCGCCTGA
- a CDS encoding NHL repeat-containing protein: MVMVRSRPFTYSHTIGMLALTGRGFSNPVDMTVAEGGLLYVLNRSNSTQAPMGAVRVGICTVDAEFVGQFAGFGEGDGQLTWPTSIDRDSEGNVYISDEHRHDVQVFDRDGNFVRKWGGFGSGPGQLNRPSGVAVDTDDNVIVVDHLNNRIQRFSPEGEPLAAWGSAGSGPGEFNLPWGVGVDATGNVYVADWRNDRVQKFSAGGEYVMTIGAPGAGDGQLKRPANVSVDGEGNIFVADWGNERVMVFTREGYPLTALIGDSEMSTWGAEFLMANADLTEGRKVMADGTPEKRFWGPTAVETDANGRVLVVDSCRHRIQVYDRAKE; this comes from the coding sequence ATGGTCATGGTCAGGAGCCGCCCCTTCACCTACTCACACACCATCGGCATGCTGGCGCTCACCGGCCGCGGGTTCAGCAACCCGGTCGATATGACCGTGGCCGAGGGCGGCCTGCTCTACGTGCTCAACCGCTCGAACTCCACCCAGGCGCCGATGGGCGCCGTGCGTGTGGGCATTTGCACCGTCGACGCCGAGTTCGTCGGGCAGTTTGCCGGCTTCGGCGAAGGCGACGGCCAGCTCACCTGGCCCACGTCGATCGACCGGGACAGCGAGGGCAACGTCTACATCAGCGACGAGCACCGCCACGACGTGCAGGTGTTCGACCGCGACGGCAACTTCGTGCGCAAGTGGGGCGGCTTCGGTTCCGGCCCGGGCCAGCTCAATCGCCCCTCGGGCGTGGCCGTGGACACCGACGACAACGTGATCGTCGTCGACCATCTCAACAACCGCATCCAGCGCTTCAGCCCGGAGGGCGAGCCGCTCGCCGCCTGGGGCTCGGCCGGCAGCGGGCCGGGCGAATTCAACCTGCCCTGGGGCGTCGGCGTCGACGCGACAGGCAACGTCTACGTCGCGGACTGGCGCAACGACCGCGTGCAGAAGTTCTCCGCCGGCGGCGAGTACGTGATGACGATCGGCGCGCCAGGCGCAGGCGACGGCCAGCTCAAGCGGCCCGCCAATGTCTCGGTGGACGGCGAGGGGAACATCTTCGTCGCCGACTGGGGGAACGAGCGGGTGATGGTCTTCACGCGGGAGGGCTATCCGCTGACCGCGCTGATCGGAGACTCCGAGATGTCCACCTGGGGTGCGGAGTTCCTGATGGCGAACGCCGACCTGACGGAAGGCCGCAAGGTCATGGCCGACGGCACCCCGGAAAAACGCTTCTGGGGTCCGACCGCGGTGGAGACCGATGCCAACGGCCGCGTCCTGGTCGTGGACAGCTGCCGCCACCGGATCCAGGTGTACGATCGCGCGAAGGAGTAG
- a CDS encoding pyridoxamine 5'-phosphate oxidase family protein yields MTSAQVPAPIQISDDMREAINGALIAGNPVIVAYVDEAGQPNLSFRGSTQVYSSDQLAIWVRNPEGGLQRALAHNPRLTLLYRNPETRMMLNFQGRGHFDGSDAVRNTVYEHAPQPEQNADRERKGMALIIDLDRVNGFVPGGRVQMQRQ; encoded by the coding sequence ATGACCAGCGCCCAGGTTCCGGCACCGATCCAGATCAGCGACGACATGCGCGAGGCCATCAACGGCGCCCTCATCGCCGGCAACCCCGTGATCGTCGCCTACGTGGACGAGGCGGGGCAGCCGAACCTCTCGTTCCGCGGCAGCACGCAGGTCTACAGCAGTGACCAGCTGGCGATCTGGGTGCGCAACCCGGAGGGCGGCCTGCAGCGGGCGCTGGCGCACAACCCGCGCCTCACCCTGCTGTACCGCAACCCGGAGACGCGCATGATGCTCAACTTCCAGGGGCGCGGCCACTTCGACGGCAGCGACGCCGTGCGCAACACGGTGTATGAGCACGCGCCGCAGCCCGAGCAGAACGCCGATCGCGAGCGCAAAGGCATGGCCCTGATCATCGATCTCGACCGGGTCAACGGTTTCGTTCCGGGCGGGCGCGTGCAGATGCAGCGCCAGTAG
- a CDS encoding peptidylprolyl isomerase, with amino-acid sequence MAQYSAPPAMSIDPNKRYTATLHTDKGDVVVDLFAKDAPKTVNNFVFLAREGFYNDVTFHRVIPGFMAQGGDPTGSGSGGPGYKFEDERNGRQHVEGTLSMANAGPNTNGSQFFICYEAQPHLNGRHTIFGQVTQGMDVVRQLRERDPGRDRQPGDAIKSVDISEA; translated from the coding sequence ATGGCCCAGTACAGCGCACCGCCCGCGATGTCGATCGACCCAAACAAGCGCTACACCGCGACCCTGCATACCGACAAGGGCGACGTTGTCGTCGACCTCTTCGCCAAGGATGCGCCGAAGACGGTCAACAACTTCGTCTTCCTTGCGCGCGAAGGCTTTTACAACGACGTCACCTTTCACCGTGTCATCCCCGGCTTCATGGCGCAGGGCGGCGACCCGACCGGCAGCGGCAGCGGCGGGCCGGGCTACAAGTTCGAGGACGAGCGCAACGGCCGCCAGCACGTCGAGGGCACGCTCTCGATGGCGAACGCGGGGCCGAACACCAACGGCAGCCAGTTCTTCATCTGCTACGAGGCGCAGCCGCACCTGAACGGCCGGCACACGATCTTCGGCCAGGTGACGCAAGGGATGGACGTCGTGCGGCAACTGCGCGAGCGCGACCCCGGCCGCGACCGTCAGCCCGGCGACGCGATCAAGAGCGTCGACATCAGCGAGGCGTAG
- a CDS encoding Gfo/Idh/MocA family oxidoreductase — protein MAETIRVGLVGANAHTGSWGARSHVPALHALPDYELTAICTAHEETAREAAATFGAKLAFADYHALVAQPEIDLVAVNVRVPFHREIVLAALNAGKDVFCEWPLGANLAEAEEMTALARQRGVRTLIGLQGRSDPTFLYLRELIADGYVGRVLTCSMAVIGSGGVARPASRVWAADRANGVGTLAIQGGHTLDTFCFSVGEFAELAASVGTQLREWPISDSGASVAVTSPDTVLLHGKLAGGAAVSAQIVSVPFHGSGARLEIYGSEGSLFLSSHGGFNIGPSTLAGAKGDAPPAKMTAPERFTLVPEGTPAGTAFNVAQAYVRYADCVRTGERIDADFDLAVQRHRLLDAIQRSSDGGAAVKLSA, from the coding sequence GTGGCAGAAACGATCCGTGTCGGCCTGGTCGGGGCGAACGCCCACACCGGCAGTTGGGGCGCGCGCTCGCACGTCCCGGCGCTGCACGCGCTGCCGGACTACGAGCTGACGGCGATCTGCACCGCCCACGAGGAGACGGCGCGCGAGGCAGCCGCCACGTTCGGCGCTAAGCTGGCGTTCGCGGACTATCACGCGCTCGTGGCGCAACCAGAGATCGACCTGGTCGCCGTGAACGTGCGGGTGCCGTTTCACCGCGAGATCGTGCTCGCGGCGCTCAACGCGGGCAAGGACGTGTTTTGCGAATGGCCGCTGGGCGCGAACCTGGCCGAAGCCGAGGAGATGACGGCACTCGCGCGGCAGCGCGGCGTGCGCACGCTGATCGGACTGCAGGGACGCAGCGATCCGACCTTCCTCTATTTGCGTGAGCTCATCGCGGACGGCTACGTTGGCCGGGTGTTGACCTGCAGCATGGCCGTGATCGGCAGCGGCGGTGTGGCGCGGCCAGCGAGCCGCGTCTGGGCCGCCGATCGGGCCAACGGCGTCGGCACGCTGGCGATCCAGGGCGGGCACACGCTGGACACGTTCTGCTTCAGCGTGGGCGAGTTCGCGGAGCTGGCCGCCAGCGTCGGCACGCAGCTTCGCGAGTGGCCGATCAGCGACAGCGGCGCATCCGTGGCCGTCACATCGCCGGACACGGTATTGCTCCACGGCAAGCTGGCTGGCGGCGCTGCCGTCTCGGCGCAGATCGTCAGCGTGCCGTTCCACGGCAGCGGGGCGCGGCTGGAGATCTACGGAAGCGAAGGCTCGCTCTTCCTCTCCAGTCACGGCGGCTTCAACATCGGGCCAAGCACGCTCGCCGGGGCGAAAGGGGACGCGCCACCCGCGAAGATGACGGCGCCGGAGCGCTTCACGCTTGTGCCCGAAGGCACGCCGGCGGGCACCGCCTTCAATGTGGCGCAGGCCTACGTGCGCTACGCCGACTGCGTGCGCACAGGGGAACGCATCGACGCCGACTTCGATCTGGCCGTGCAGCGGCATCGCCTGCTCGACGCGATCCAGCGCTCGTCCGACGGCGGCGCGGCCGTGAAACTCAGCGCATAG
- a CDS encoding amidohydrolase family protein, producing the protein MTTVAPFTTDPIRVIDMDSHYTEPPGLWVDRAPARFKDRVPKVVEDEKGSQSWVIDGNVPFSTLGATAVRVDGTKIEGVGVERNDRFEKMSKAAYDVDARLGFLDEHGIYAQIVFPNVSGFGSQRFMEISDNELRLACATIYNDHMADIQKQSGQRLFPQALVPFWDIEQAMAEVKRARNQLGLTGIVMCDSPHDFDLPSLDTPEWDPFWSLCEDMNVAVNFHIGSGKIRPRGWSTLGRGDFTAFISVSLFLDNSKTLTNLIFSGVLLRHPKLKVISVESGIGWVPFLLESMDYQWHENVVPEEKRDVWKGILPSELFRRNCYVSFWFERWGPAHTIDMIGEDNVMFETDFPHPTCLYPEVKEQVAKSLASLRPEVRQKVLHDTAARVYNLPV; encoded by the coding sequence ATGACCACGGTTGCGCCCTTCACCACGGACCCGATTCGCGTGATCGACATGGACAGCCACTACACGGAGCCGCCCGGCCTCTGGGTGGACCGCGCCCCGGCCAGGTTCAAGGACCGCGTGCCGAAGGTGGTCGAGGACGAGAAGGGCAGCCAGAGCTGGGTGATCGACGGCAACGTGCCCTTCTCCACACTCGGCGCCACCGCCGTCCGCGTGGACGGCACCAAGATCGAGGGCGTCGGCGTCGAGCGCAACGACCGCTTCGAGAAGATGAGCAAGGCCGCTTACGACGTCGATGCGCGGCTCGGCTTTTTGGACGAGCACGGCATCTACGCGCAGATCGTCTTCCCCAACGTCAGCGGCTTCGGCAGCCAGCGCTTCATGGAGATCTCGGACAACGAGCTGCGGCTCGCCTGCGCCACGATCTACAACGACCACATGGCCGACATCCAGAAGCAGAGCGGGCAGCGGCTCTTCCCGCAGGCGCTGGTGCCGTTCTGGGACATCGAGCAGGCGATGGCCGAGGTCAAACGGGCGCGGAACCAGCTCGGGCTCACCGGCATCGTCATGTGCGACAGCCCGCACGACTTCGACTTGCCCTCGCTCGACACGCCGGAGTGGGATCCGTTCTGGTCGTTGTGCGAGGACATGAACGTCGCGGTGAACTTCCACATCGGCTCGGGCAAGATCCGGCCGCGCGGCTGGTCCACGCTGGGGCGAGGCGACTTCACCGCCTTCATCTCCGTGAGCCTCTTCCTCGACAACTCCAAGACGCTGACGAACCTGATCTTCAGCGGCGTGCTGCTGCGCCATCCCAAGCTCAAGGTCATTTCGGTGGAGAGCGGCATCGGCTGGGTGCCGTTCCTGCTCGAGTCGATGGACTACCAGTGGCACGAGAACGTGGTGCCCGAGGAGAAGCGCGACGTCTGGAAAGGCATCCTGCCCAGCGAGCTGTTCCGGCGCAACTGCTACGTCTCGTTCTGGTTCGAGCGCTGGGGGCCGGCGCACACGATCGACATGATCGGCGAAGACAACGTCATGTTCGAGACGGACTTCCCCCACCCGACCTGCCTCTACCCGGAGGTCAAGGAGCAGGTGGCGAAGTCGCTCGCCTCGCTGCGGCCGGAGGTGCGCCAGAAGGTGCTGCACGACACGGCGGCGCGAGTCTACAACCTGCCCGTGTAG